A part of Kryptolebias marmoratus isolate JLee-2015 linkage group LG8, ASM164957v2, whole genome shotgun sequence genomic DNA contains:
- the LOC112449955 gene encoding plexin A3, which produces MLLTCWSSHHQGTLQKFVDDLFETVFSTAHRGSALPLAIKYMFDFLDEQADKRQITDPDVRHTWKSNCLPLRFWVNVIKNPQFVFDIHKSSITDACLSVVAQTFMDSCSTSEHRLGKDSPSNKLLYAKDIPNYKSWVERYYRDISKMPSISDQDMDAYLVEQSRLHGTEFNTLSALNELYFYINKYKEEVRAAMFLVSDWCW; this is translated from the exons ATGCTTTTAACGTGTTGGTCTTCCCACCACCAGGGGACGCTGCAGAAGTTTGTAGATGACCTGTTTGAGACCGTATTCAGCACTGCCCATCGCGGCTCGGCGCTCCCGTTGGCCATTAAATACATGTTTGACTTCTTGGACGAACAGGCCGACAAACGGCAGATTACCGATCCCGACGTCCGGCACACCTGGAAAAGCAACTG CCTTCCTCTCAGGTTCTGGGTGAACGTCATTAAGAATCCTCAGTTCGTGTTCGACATCCATAAGAGCAGCATCACCGACGCCTGCTTGTCGGTCGTCGCTCAGACCTTCATGGACTCCTGCTCAACGTCCGAACATCGGCTCGGCAAAGACTCACCGTCCAACAAGCTGCTGTACGCTAAAGACATCCCCAACTACAAGAGCTGGGTGGAAAG GTACTACCGGGACATCTCAAAGATGCCCAGCATCAGTGACCAGGACATGGACGCCTACCTGGTGGAGCAATCCCGTCTCCACGGCACCGAGTTTAACACACTGAGCGCGCTCAACGAGCTCTACTTCTACATCAACAAGTACAAGGAAGAGGTGAGGGCGGCCATGTTTCTTGTGTCTGACTGGTGCTGGTGA